One window of Trifolium pratense cultivar HEN17-A07 linkage group LG5, ARS_RC_1.1, whole genome shotgun sequence genomic DNA carries:
- the LOC123883340 gene encoding phosphatidylinositol 4-phosphate 5-kinase 9-like: MHQKKSEIQIGKESTGISSDFNPKFNSISIHHKQQNHSNPPIHNHNHNPKINKLKHSKSNYFPQFPKPSYLHSISLAALRRLRHRLRLILLLSLPFFYFLLSPPTHSFIFNFLSAFAFSAALFFSLSLKFKFKSTPSLPIVLTLQRWKRRRRERKEASTVVVLEVRVYSNGDVYEGEMKGGKCNGSGVYYYNMSGRYEGDWIDGKYDGFGVEIWSKGSRYKGMYRDGFRNGFGVYRFYTADVYAGQWFNGHCHGSGIHTSDDGGRFVGQFKWGVKHGLGHYHFRNGDTYAGEYCADKMHGFGVYCFANGHRYEGTWHEGKRQGLGMYTFRNGETQSGHWQNGVLDVPSTQNATFPVSPVGVNHSRVLNVVQEARRAAEKAYDVAKVDERVNRAVSAANRAANAARAAAAKAVQNEIHLNNESIRIPIL; this comes from the exons ATGCATCAAAAGAAATCAGAAATTCAGATCGGAAAAGAAAGTACCGGAATCTCTTCCGATTTCAACCCTAAATTCAATTCCATTTCAATTCATCACAAACAACAAAATCACTCAAATCCACCaattcataatcataatcataatcctAAAATCAACAAACTCAAACATTCCAAATCAAACTATTTCCCCCAATTTCCCAAACCTTCTTATTTACACTCCATCTCCCTCGCCGCACTCCGCCGTCTCCGCCACCGTCTCCGTCTCATCCTCCTCTTATCACTCCCTTTCTTCTACTTTCTACTCTCTCCTCCTACTCACTCCTTCATCTTCAACTTCCTCTCCGCTTTCGCTTTCTCCGCCGCacttttcttctctctctcactcaAATTCAAGTTCAAATCAACTCCCTCGCTTCCTATTGTTTTGACACTCCAGCGGTGGAAGCGGAGGAGGAGGGAACGGAAAGAAGCAAGCACGGTGGTGGTTTTGGAAGTTAGAGTTTATTCGAACGGTGACGTATATGAAGGTGAAATGAAAGGAGGGAAATGTAATGGGAGTGGTGTTTATTACTATAATATGAGTGGAAGATATGAAGGTGATTGGATTGATGGTAAATATGATGGATTTGGTGTTGAGATTTGGTCAAAAGGAAGTAGATATAAGGGTATGTATAGAGATGGTTTCAGAAATGGTTTTGGTGTTTATAGATTTTATACTGCTGATGTTTATGCTGGTCAGTGGTTTAATGGTCACTGTCATGGTTCTGGTATTCATACTTCTGATGATGGTGGTAGATTTGTTGGTCAGTTTAAATGGGGTGTTAAACATGGTCTTGGTCACTATCATTTTAG AAATGGAGATACATATGCCGGTGAATATTGCGCAGACAAGATGCATGGATTTGGGGTATATTGTTTTGCAAATGGTCATCGTTATGAAGGAACCTGGCATGAGGGGAAAAGACAAGGTCTTGGAATGTATACGTTTAGAAATGGAGAAACCCAATCTGGTCACTGGCAAAATGGAGTCCTTGATGTTCCAAGCACACAGAATGCCACATTTCCTGTTTCCCCTGTTGGTGTCAATCACTCCAGAGTACTTAATGTAGTGCAG GAAGCTAGAAGAGCAGCTGAGAAAGCCTATGATGTAGCGAAGGTAGATGAAAGAGTTAATAGAGCAGTATCAGCAGCTAATAGAGCAGCAAATGCAGCTAGAGCAGCTGCTGCCAAGGCTGTGCAAAATGAAATCCATCTTAACAATGAAAGCATCCGAATTCCCATTTTATGA
- the LOC123883341 gene encoding acetylornithine aminotransferase, mitochondrial-like, translating into MSAVQICLNHSISQSPYKLSQFFNLERENNLVRGRSVIRTNFRRDVVTACLNVDVSAAKAGKIASEKTKELIEMEGKFLVGTYARVPVVLERGKGCKVYDVEGREYLDFSAGIAVNALGHGDADWLKAVVDQASTLTHTSNVFYSIPQVELAKRLVASSFADRVFFANSGTEANEAAIKFARKYQRHTTANKKLPATEFIAFSNCFHGRTLGALALTSKEQYRIPFEPVMPGVNFIEYGNVQASIELIKQGKIAAVFVEPIQGEGGIYSATKEFLQSLRNACDEAGTLLVFDEVQCGLGRSGFLWAHEAYGVFPDMMTLAKPLAGGLPIGAVLVTERVASSINYGDHGSTFAGNPLVCNAALAVLDKISKPDFLSSVSNKGLYFKELLKQKLGRNRHVKEIRGLGLIIGIDLDVPASPLVDACRNSGLLVLTAGKGNVVRLVPPLIITEKELEQAAEILCQNLPALDESNQN; encoded by the exons ATGAGTGCAGTTCAGATTTGTCTAAACCATTCAATTTCTCAATCACCTTACAAACTaagtcaatttttcaatttgGAGAGAGAGAACAATTTGGTTAGAGGAAGATCAGTTATTCGGACTAATTTCCGGAGGGATGTTGTGACTGCATGTCTTAATGTGGATGTTAGTGCAGCTAAAGCTGGGAAGATAGCATCGGAGAAGACGAAGGAACTGATTGAGATGGAAGGGAAGTTTTTGGTGGGGACATATGCAAGAGTACCAGTAGTGCTCGAGAGAGGGAAAGGTTGTAAGGTGTATGATGTTGAAGGGAGAGAATATTTAGATTTCAGTGCCGGCATTGCTGTCAATGCACTAGGACATGGTGATGCCGATTGGTTGAAAGCTGTTGTAGATCAAGCTAGTACTCTTACTCATACCAGCAATGTTTTCTACTCAATACCTCAG GTAGAACTTGCAAAGCGTCTAGTGGCTTCTTCTTTTGCGGATCGTGTATTTTTTGCAAATTCTGGAACTGAAGCAAATGAGGCAGCTATTAAATTTGCAAGAAAGTATCAGAGACACACAACagctaataaaaaattaccaGCAACAGAGTTCATAGCTTTTAGTAATTGTTTCCATGGTAGAACCTTGGGTGCACTTGCTTTGACGAGTAAAGAGCAATACAGAATACCTTTCGAACCTGTTATGCCTGGAGTAAACTTTATAGAGTATGGAAATGTGCAGGCTTCTATAGAATTGATTAAGCAAGGAAAGATTGCTGCAGTTTTTGTTGAACCTATCCAAGGAGAAGGTGGAATTTACAGTGCTACGAAAGAATTTCTACAATCTCTTCGTAATGCTTGTGATGAAGCTGGGACACTTCTCGTGTTTGATGAG GTTCAATGCGGTTTAGGACGATCAGGGTTTCTTTGGGCTCACGAGGCATACGGTGTCTTCCCAGATATGATGACACTTGCGAAGCCTCTTGCTGGAGGCCTACCTATTGGGGCAGTACTAGTGACAGAGAGAGTTGCTTCTTCCATAAACTACGGAGACCACGGAAGCACTTTTGCAGGAAATCCTCTTGTTTGTAATGCTGCTCTCGCTGTTTtggataaaatatcaaaacctGATTTCCTGTCTTCAGTATCTAACAAAGGACTCTACTTCAAAGAATTACTTAAGCAGAAGCTTGGTCGAAACCGACACGTGAAAGAAATCCGCGGTCTTGGACTAATTATAGGAATTGATTTAGATGTACCTGCTTCACCGCTCGTAGATGCGTGTCGAAATTCCGGTCTTTTAGTATTAACTGCCGGGAAGGGAAATGTCGTCAGGCTTGTTCCACCGTTGATCATAACGGAGAAGGAGCTTGAACAAGCTGCCGAAATTCTGTGCCAAAATTTACCAGCTCTTGATGAGAGTAATCAAAACTAG